A genome region from Macaca nemestrina isolate mMacNem1 chromosome 15, mMacNem.hap1, whole genome shotgun sequence includes the following:
- the LOC105496173 gene encoding p53 and DNA damage-regulated protein 1 isoform X1 has product MLSPEAERVLRYLVEVEELAEEVLADKRQIVDLDTKRNQNREGLRALQKDLSLSEDVMVCFGNMFIKMPHPETKEMIEKDQDHLDKEIEKLRKQLKVKVNRLFEAQGKPELKGFNLNPLNQDELKALKVILKG; this is encoded by the exons ATGCTATCGCCCGAGGCGGAGCGAGTGCTGCGGTACCTGGTAGAGGTGGAGGAGCTCGCCGAGGAGGTGCTGGCGGACAAGCGGCAG ATTGTGGACCTGGACACTAAAAGGAATCAGAATCGAGAGGGCCTGAGGGCCCTGCAGAAGGATCTCAGCCTCTCTG AAGATGTGATGGTTTGCTTTGGGAACATGTTTATCAAGATGCCTCACCCTGAGACAAAGGAAATGATTGAAAAAG ATCAGGATCATCtggataaagaaatagaaaaactccGGAAGCAACTTAAAGTGAAGGTCAACCGCCTTTTTGAGGCCCAAG GCAAACCGGAGCTGAAGGGTTTTAACTTGAACCCCCTCAACCAGGATGAGCTTAAAGCTCTCAAGGTCATCTTAAAAGGATGA
- the LOC105496173 gene encoding p53 and DNA damage-regulated protein 1 isoform X2: MLSPEAERVLRYLVEVEELAEEVLADKRQIVDLDTKRNQNREGLRALQKDLSLSEDVMVCFGNMFIKMPHPETKEMIEKDQDHLDKEIEKLRKQLKVKVNRLFEAQGPRNRLG, translated from the exons ATGCTATCGCCCGAGGCGGAGCGAGTGCTGCGGTACCTGGTAGAGGTGGAGGAGCTCGCCGAGGAGGTGCTGGCGGACAAGCGGCAG ATTGTGGACCTGGACACTAAAAGGAATCAGAATCGAGAGGGCCTGAGGGCCCTGCAGAAGGATCTCAGCCTCTCTG AAGATGTGATGGTTTGCTTTGGGAACATGTTTATCAAGATGCCTCACCCTGAGACAAAGGAAATGATTGAAAAAG ATCAGGATCATCtggataaagaaatagaaaaactccGGAAGCAACTTAAAGTGAAGGTCAACCGCCTTTTTGAGGCCCAAG GTCCCAGGAACCGCTTGGGGTGA